The Vulcanimicrobium alpinum sequence CTTGCAGCATGCGGTCCAGCGCCCGGTCCGCGATTCGCCCCGCAGGTGGGACATGGTTTGGGCGATGTCGACGTTGCGTTCGCGGGCGAGCAGGGTGAGAAGGTCGGGGTCGTTCATCGCGCGCCTAGCTTTCGCGTAGTGGTCAAAGCGTTGTTGATATGCTACATTGTAGACCCGGAGCATGAAGTACGTCAAGTGCATTTGACCGATTACCCCGACCCGTCGCTGCAGCTCGCGATCGACTTGGTCAACACCGACCACGCGTCGCGCGCGCGCGAAATGATGCCCGACCTCGCGGCGGCGCGCGCGTTCCTTGGGGCGCACGGGATCGACGACGCGTTCGGCGAGGCCGACCTGCCGCGGCTGCGCCAACTGCGCGCCGCGCTGCGCGGGGTGTTCGAAGCCGGTGAGACCCGGGCCGCGGCGGAGCGGGTGAACGCGATCCTGGCCAGTTACCGCGCGGCCCCGAAGATCACGTTCTGCGACGGCGACGGGGACGCGCCGGCGCGGCTCGAGCCGGACGTCTGCGGCGACGCCGTCGACTACGTCGGCGCGGCGGCGGGTCTCGCGCTCGCGCGAGTTCTGTGCGACGCCGGGGCGGAACGCCTGGGGGTCTGCTCGTCGGAGACGTGCCGCGACGCGTTCGTCGACGTCAGCAAGAACTGCCGCAAGCGGTTCTGCGGCAGCGACTGCGCGCGGATCACCAGCGTCCGCAATTTTCGCAAACGCGCCCGCACGAAGGCGTCCGCGTGAAGGTCGCCGTCGTCGGCGCGGGGCCGGCCGGCGCCGCGGCCGCGGTGACGTTCGCGCGCGCCGGCGCCGAGGTGACGCTGTTCGAGCGCGCGCGCTGGCCGCGGCCGAAGACCTGCGGCGACGGGGTGACTC is a genomic window containing:
- a CDS encoding CGNR zinc finger domain-containing protein, coding for MTDYPDPSLQLAIDLVNTDHASRAREMMPDLAAARAFLGAHGIDDAFGEADLPRLRQLRAALRGVFEAGETRAAAERVNAILASYRAAPKITFCDGDGDAPARLEPDVCGDAVDYVGAAAGLALARVLCDAGAERLGVCSSETCRDAFVDVSKNCRKRFCGSDCARITSVRNFRKRARTKASA